Proteins from one Vibrio pomeroyi genomic window:
- a CDS encoding ATP-binding cassette domain-containing protein, which produces MQTDQFSQKINMADKCYLTFSTIISTLFGLVLPFSILIIFDRVLPNQAQDTLFLLFAIILISIFLDYHLKSQEEKISSVIMRQFETNLTNKVFQSICLAEISKFRRLEPGEYLERISTIPELKTFFGGESVRALINLAVSVITILIIGLINIWAGVTLLIASLILAIFAWSLSKQKIGSLQNKSDIEGLTTSKIIEIISSPLDIKARNMEYRVESLMTQMVEEREVENIKYEQIESNFGLILALIQQLSIACVVVVLATAVINMESSQGIMAAIIMLTNRYFAPYQQVMRTASRWELNKLHIQRIAELLELAASVEHQHETTEVERISVKYSEKQRIEFELGQAYLLTGKSGSGKTHLANCITRQNSDSKLDIMINDTPLDDVNYNVWRNSVLMVDKTSSFVEGTIIDNLTCFRPSLNNTAFALCETMNIKAQIDGLPAGFYTELKGHMRNPFSRQVGYALLLVRALLASKRVLIFDDIDCVFDEEFARVVLTSTAYRANDKILIIASNKMDKLNHRLKRVKLTGGDQ; this is translated from the coding sequence ATGCAAACTGACCAGTTTTCTCAAAAAATCAATATGGCAGATAAGTGTTATCTGACTTTCTCGACAATAATTTCCACTCTCTTTGGTTTAGTGCTGCCCTTCTCTATTTTGATCATTTTCGACCGAGTATTACCTAACCAAGCACAAGATACCTTGTTCTTATTGTTCGCAATTATCTTGATTTCTATCTTCCTCGACTACCATCTGAAAAGTCAGGAAGAGAAGATATCTTCCGTCATCATGAGGCAGTTTGAGACCAACCTAACCAACAAGGTATTCCAATCTATTTGTTTAGCGGAAATCTCTAAATTCCGTCGTTTAGAACCGGGCGAATACCTAGAACGAATCTCAACCATTCCTGAGTTGAAAACCTTCTTTGGTGGCGAATCGGTTCGAGCGCTGATCAACCTAGCCGTCAGCGTGATTACCATCCTCATTATCGGCCTAATCAACATATGGGCTGGCGTGACACTTCTGATTGCTTCGCTGATCTTAGCCATTTTCGCTTGGAGCCTTTCTAAACAAAAGATTGGTAGCTTACAGAATAAGTCTGATATCGAAGGCTTAACCACATCCAAAATCATTGAGATCATCTCAAGCCCATTAGATATCAAAGCCAGAAACATGGAATACCGCGTTGAAAGCTTAATGACTCAAATGGTTGAAGAACGTGAAGTAGAGAACATCAAATATGAGCAGATTGAATCGAACTTCGGCCTAATATTAGCGCTGATTCAACAGCTTTCTATTGCTTGTGTGGTTGTCGTTTTAGCAACAGCGGTAATTAATATGGAATCTAGCCAAGGCATCATGGCTGCGATCATTATGCTCACCAACCGTTACTTCGCGCCCTACCAACAAGTAATGCGCACCGCGAGCCGATGGGAGTTAAACAAGCTCCACATACAACGTATCGCCGAACTTCTTGAATTGGCGGCCTCTGTTGAACACCAGCACGAGACAACAGAGGTTGAACGGATCTCTGTTAAATATTCGGAAAAGCAGCGCATTGAGTTCGAACTCGGCCAAGCTTATTTGCTGACAGGGAAAAGTGGCTCGGGTAAAACACACCTTGCTAACTGCATTACAAGGCAGAACAGTGATAGCAAGCTGGACATCATGATTAACGACACACCTCTGGATGACGTTAACTATAACGTTTGGCGTAACAGCGTGCTGATGGTCGATAAAACAAGTTCGTTTGTAGAAGGAACCATTATTGATAACCTCACCTGTTTCCGCCCAAGCTTGAACAATACGGCTTTTGCCTTATGTGAAACCATGAACATCAAGGCTCAAATCGATGGATTGCCTGCAGGTTTCTATACCGAGCTCAAAGGTCACATGCGTAATCCATTCTCACGCCAAGTTGGTTACGCGCTGTTATTAGTACGAGCCTTACTCGCGAGCAAACGTGTATTGATATTCGATGATATTGATTGTGTCTTTGATGAAGAGTTTGCACGTGTCGTTCTCACCAGTACTGCCTATCGTGCCAATGACAAGATCTTAATTATCGCCAGTAACAAGATGGATAAACTTAACCACCGCCTCAAACGTGTCAAACTTACGGGAGGTGACCAATGA